The following proteins come from a genomic window of Lolium rigidum isolate FL_2022 chromosome 5, APGP_CSIRO_Lrig_0.1, whole genome shotgun sequence:
- the LOC124656098 gene encoding uncharacterized protein LOC124656098, translated as MGRGSKLAFASLFGLRSKRTQEQEEQDAAARRQQQQEERYRRGTRVRPSDDDYYYGRHWYADRDINRKASEFIDRVHRGMLTNDEQDQNE; from the coding sequence ATGGGGAGAGGGAGTAAGTTGGCCTTTGCGTCTTTGTTTGGGCTTAGGAGTAAGAGGACGCAGGAGCAGGAAGAGCAGGATGCTGCGGCGAGGCGGCAGCAACAGCAGGAGGAGAGGTACCGCCGGGGCACGAGGGTGCGGCCAAGCGACGACGACTACTACTACGGCCGCCACTGGTATGCCGACCGCGACATCAACCGCAAGGCCTCCGAGTTCATCGACAGGGTGCACCGTGGGATGCTCACCAACGACGAGCAAGACCAAAACGAGTAG
- the LOC124654545 gene encoding uncharacterized protein LOC124654545 isoform X1 yields MVGGQKKTGQGRMDAAIDHFAQMGYNKADVRKVVNNLIKNVYGDKGWPFLEESGYLVVQEALFEKQEQEEKLQLQLLQEEQQVEAQQQEGAMMGTPPESDMPIVKVHNEVPSETVFAVEQTEQLVPMIIDPPAPTAALPHPPATGSGRTRLPCYGWISESESDSDYEEFLASRQQQVHVPTSGRDLPKRKRPSRWDVK; encoded by the exons ATGGTCGGGGGCCAGAAGAAGACTGGGCAGGGGCGGATGGATGCCGCGATCGACCACTTTGCCCAGATGGGCTACAACAAGGCCGACGTCCGCAAAGTCGTCAATAACCTCATCAAG AATGTGTATGGGGACAAAGGGTGGCCGTTCCTGGAGGAAAGCGGTTACCTCGTTGTGCAGGAAGCCCTCTTCGAGAAGCAGGAGCAGGAAGAGAAGCTGCAGCTGCAGTTGctgcaggaggagcagcaggtggAGGCTCAG CAACAAGAAGGAGCAATGATGGGGACACCGCCAGAAAGCGACATGCCAATTGTGAAGGTTCACAATGAGGTGCCATCTGAAACTGTGTTTGCAGTTGAGCAAACAGAGCAACTGGTCCCCATGATCATTGACCCACCTGCTCCCACAGCTGCATTGCCACATCCGCCAGCTACAGGAAGCGGTCGCACAAGGCTTCCCTGCTATGGATGGATCAGTGAGTCTGAGAGTGACTCAGACTATGAAGAGTTTCTTGCAAGTCGACAACAGCAGGTGCATGTCCCAACTTCAGGACGAGACCTTCCTAAAAGGAAGCGGCCAAGTAGGTGGGATGTGAAATGA
- the LOC124654545 gene encoding uncharacterized protein LOC124654545 isoform X2: protein MVGGQKKTGQGRMDAAIDHFAQMGYNKADVRKVVNNLIKNVYGDKGWPFLEESGYLVVQEALFEKQEQEEKLQLQLLQEEQQVEAQQQEGAMMGTPPESDMPIVKVHNELHCHIRQLQEAVAQGFPAMDGSVSLRVTQTMKSFLQVDNSRCMSQLQDETFLKGSGQVGGM from the exons ATGGTCGGGGGCCAGAAGAAGACTGGGCAGGGGCGGATGGATGCCGCGATCGACCACTTTGCCCAGATGGGCTACAACAAGGCCGACGTCCGCAAAGTCGTCAATAACCTCATCAAG AATGTGTATGGGGACAAAGGGTGGCCGTTCCTGGAGGAAAGCGGTTACCTCGTTGTGCAGGAAGCCCTCTTCGAGAAGCAGGAGCAGGAAGAGAAGCTGCAGCTGCAGTTGctgcaggaggagcagcaggtggAGGCTCAG CAACAAGAAGGAGCAATGATGGGGACACCGCCAGAAAGCGACATGCCAATTGTGAAGGTTCACAATGAG CTGCATTGCCACATCCGCCAGCTACAGGAAGCGGTCGCACAAGGCTTCCCTGCTATGGATGGATCAGTGAGTCTGAGAGTGACTCAGACTATGAAGAGTTTCTTGCAAGTCGACAACAGCAGGTGCATGTCCCAACTTCAGGACGAGACCTTCCTAAAAGGAAGCGGCCAAGTAGGTGGGATGTGA